The following coding sequences are from one Achromobacter sp. B7 window:
- a CDS encoding solute carrier family 23 protein has translation MSNSYFPRWRLADDAEPGVIIAPDERLSWPKNIAMGAQHVVAMFGSTVLAPLLMGFDPNVAILMSGIGTLIFFLFVGGRVPSYLGSSFAFIGGVIAVTGYAGGGANANIGVALGAIIACGLAYTLIGVIVWIVNARSGSGANWIDALMPPVVTGAVVAVIGLNLAPIAAKGAMGASGFDTFMALVTIVCVGGIAVYTKGMVQRLLILVGLILACVVYAVLANGMGLGKPIDFSGVAAAAWIGLPHFAAPVFKAEAMGLIVPVAIILVAENLGHVKAVSAMTGQDLDRYLGRAFVGDGVATMVSGAVGGTGVTTYAENIGVMAVTRIYSTLVFVVAALIAVVLGFSPKFGALIQTIPGPVLGGMSVVVFGLIAIAGARIWVVNQVDFSDNRNLIVAAVTLVLGAGDFTIKIGDFMLGGIGTATFGAIILYALLRRRKPGPVV, from the coding sequence ATGTCCAATTCCTATTTCCCGCGTTGGCGCCTGGCGGACGACGCTGAACCCGGCGTTATTATTGCGCCCGACGAACGGCTGTCCTGGCCCAAGAACATCGCCATGGGCGCGCAGCACGTCGTGGCCATGTTCGGCTCGACGGTGCTGGCGCCGTTGCTGATGGGCTTTGATCCCAACGTGGCGATCTTGATGTCCGGCATCGGCACGCTGATCTTCTTCCTGTTTGTCGGCGGCCGGGTGCCCAGCTACCTGGGGTCCAGCTTCGCTTTCATCGGCGGCGTGATCGCGGTCACCGGCTATGCGGGCGGTGGCGCCAACGCCAACATCGGCGTGGCGCTGGGCGCCATCATCGCGTGTGGCCTGGCCTATACGCTGATCGGGGTGATCGTGTGGATCGTCAACGCGCGCTCGGGCAGTGGCGCCAACTGGATCGACGCCCTGATGCCTCCTGTCGTCACGGGCGCGGTGGTTGCGGTGATCGGCTTGAATCTGGCGCCCATCGCGGCCAAGGGCGCCATGGGCGCGTCGGGTTTTGACACGTTCATGGCGCTGGTCACCATTGTTTGCGTCGGCGGCATCGCCGTCTACACCAAGGGCATGGTCCAGCGCCTGTTGATCCTGGTCGGGCTGATCCTGGCGTGCGTGGTCTACGCCGTGCTGGCCAACGGCATGGGGCTGGGCAAGCCCATCGACTTTTCAGGCGTGGCCGCCGCGGCCTGGATCGGCTTGCCGCATTTTGCCGCTCCGGTCTTCAAGGCCGAGGCCATGGGCCTGATCGTGCCTGTCGCCATCATCCTGGTCGCCGAAAACCTGGGGCACGTGAAGGCCGTCAGCGCGATGACGGGCCAGGACCTGGACCGCTATCTGGGCCGCGCCTTCGTGGGCGACGGCGTGGCAACCATGGTGTCGGGCGCGGTGGGCGGCACGGGCGTCACGACCTACGCCGAGAACATCGGGGTCATGGCGGTTACCCGCATCTATTCCACGCTGGTCTTCGTCGTGGCCGCGCTGATCGCCGTCGTGCTGGGCTTTTCGCCTAAGTTCGGCGCGCTGATCCAGACGATTCCCGGCCCGGTGTTGGGCGGCATGTCGGTGGTGGTGTTCGGCCTGATCGCCATTGCGGGCGCGCGGATCTGGGTGGTCAACCAGGTGGATTTCAGCGACAACCGCAATCTGATCGTCGCCGCCGTCACCTTGGTGCTGGGCGCGGGCGACTTCACCATCAAGATCGGTGACTTCATGCTGGGCGGAATCGGCACCGCCACGTTCGGCGCCATCATCCTG
- a CDS encoding FlxA-like family protein, producing the protein MAINSLGGSSRIGSLADLWVQKIQANKEAKDPAGGEATTVTPDGKIRVNNAGALSVGGTKASEDTGNDDEFTRQIKELQKQLKRIMDQIAKVQASGMSDEMKAQQLQALNGQAMQIQGQIQQVLVQQAKAAMASAAAGASGGGVSTTA; encoded by the coding sequence ATGGCTATCAATTCCCTCGGCGGCTCATCCCGGATCGGCAGTTTGGCCGACCTGTGGGTCCAGAAGATTCAAGCCAATAAGGAAGCGAAGGATCCCGCGGGCGGGGAGGCGACCACGGTCACCCCCGACGGCAAGATCCGCGTCAACAACGCTGGGGCGCTGAGCGTTGGGGGCACCAAGGCCTCGGAAGACACCGGTAACGACGACGAATTCACGCGTCAGATCAAAGAGCTGCAAAAGCAGCTCAAGCGCATCATGGATCAGATCGCCAAGGTGCAGGCCAGCGGCATGTCGGACGAGATGAAGGCACAGCAGCTTCAAGCGCTGAACGGCCAGGCCATGCAGATCCAAGGCCAGATCCAGCAGGTGCTGGTCCAGCAGGCCAAGGCGGCCATGGCCAGCGCCGCGGCCGGCGCATCGGGCGGCGGCGTATCCACCACGGCTTGA
- a CDS encoding extracellular solute-binding protein — protein sequence MHAMRTALAGALAGALLAVCSAPALAGTVTVITSFPKDLTQAYKTAFEKANPGITLEILNKNTVSGIAYVRETPAGQRPEVFWASAPDAFEVLGRDKLLAKSSDVANKDVPDKVGNYPINDPSGMYLGQALAGYGIVYNTRYIAAHKIPAPVEWKDLLSPKWFGHVGITSPSRSGTMHLTVETILQGEGWDDGWNTLLRMSGNSSAVTERSFGVPDGVNNGQFGAGPVIDFFGLSSKYSKFPVEFVYPSETAIVPANIALIDGAKNTEEGKKFIAFTLSQAGQELLLEPKISRLPVLPYSALAGKIPPGYPDPADIAKRSKVQFNADLSQTRYYVVQSLYDQTVTFRLKELQAATKAIYDAEAKLGDKAKSGKAAELLAQARKLAWAPLVDGKKAADPAFLAIFAGNKKDAAVNQQITQLEGEWNGKSKANYEEAVKLAKQAAAL from the coding sequence ATGCACGCAATGCGCACCGCCCTTGCAGGCGCCCTTGCAGGCGCCCTGCTGGCCGTCTGCTCGGCACCTGCCCTGGCCGGCACCGTCACGGTGATCACGTCGTTCCCGAAGGACCTGACGCAGGCCTACAAGACCGCGTTTGAAAAGGCCAACCCCGGCATCACGCTGGAAATCCTGAACAAGAACACCGTGTCGGGCATTGCCTATGTGCGCGAAACGCCCGCCGGCCAACGCCCCGAAGTGTTCTGGGCCAGCGCGCCCGACGCCTTCGAAGTGCTGGGCCGCGACAAGCTGCTGGCCAAATCGTCCGACGTGGCGAACAAAGACGTGCCTGACAAGGTGGGCAACTATCCCATCAACGATCCGTCGGGCATGTACCTGGGCCAGGCGCTGGCCGGCTACGGCATCGTCTACAACACGCGGTATATCGCGGCGCACAAGATTCCCGCGCCGGTGGAGTGGAAGGATTTGCTGTCGCCCAAGTGGTTTGGCCACGTGGGCATCACGTCGCCGTCGCGCTCGGGCACCATGCATTTGACCGTGGAAACCATCTTGCAAGGCGAAGGCTGGGATGACGGCTGGAACACCTTGCTGCGCATGTCCGGCAACAGCAGCGCGGTGACAGAACGGTCATTCGGCGTGCCCGACGGCGTGAACAACGGCCAGTTCGGCGCCGGCCCGGTCATCGACTTCTTTGGCCTGTCCAGCAAGTATTCGAAGTTCCCCGTTGAATTCGTCTATCCGTCCGAGACCGCGATCGTGCCCGCCAACATCGCCTTGATCGACGGCGCGAAAAATACCGAGGAAGGCAAGAAGTTCATCGCCTTCACGTTAAGCCAGGCCGGCCAGGAGCTGCTGCTGGAACCGAAGATCTCGCGTCTTCCGGTGCTGCCGTATTCCGCGCTTGCCGGCAAGATCCCGCCCGGCTATCCAGACCCCGCGGACATTGCCAAGCGCAGCAAGGTGCAATTTAACGCCGACCTGTCCCAGACGCGCTATTACGTCGTGCAATCGCTATATGACCAAACCGTCACTTTCCGCTTGAAGGAATTGCAGGCCGCCACCAAGGCGATCTACGACGCCGAGGCCAAGCTGGGCGACAAGGCCAAGTCGGGCAAGGCGGCCGAGCTGCTGGCCCAGGCGCGCAAGCTTGCCTGGGCACCGCTGGTCGATGGCAAGAAGGCCGCCGACCCGGCCTTCCTGGCGATCTTCGCGGGCAATAAGAAAGACGCCGCGGTCAACCAGCAGATCACCCAGCTGGAAGGCGAGTGGAACGGCAAGTCCAAGGCCAACTACGAAGAAGCCGTGAAGCTGGCCAAGCAGGCTGCCGCGCTGTAA